One window from the genome of Lentibacillus daqui encodes:
- a CDS encoding APC family permease has translation MANQHQSLELKRTLKLRHILILGLAYMSPWAVFDTFGIISELTNGHVPASYVLVIIAVLFTVFSYSKMARIYPSAGSAYTYTRKTMNTSLGFLVGWVILLDYLFLPMINAAFIEIYLSAVFPSVPSWIWIIGMIAFITVLNIAGVKVAVSANSLLVIFQVLITIFFVALTVHSIVSGNNGFFSFQPFYSDSMSFSNVFAGASILMLSFLGFDAVTTLSDEAIHPKRDIPKAIFLVAFLGGAFFLTVSYFMQSLFPKLASLQQISPDLESASSNIALFIGGHIFSAVFLAGALTACLASGLAGQTSATRLLYAMGRDRILFKKVFAYLHPRFKTPVFNILITAILASSALFLNLYAATSLINFGAFVAFAFVNLSVIIFYFKNRNHKKLSLIGYVIIPFLGFLFNVYLWYNLDPAAMLLGISWMAVGVIYLLYITKFFTKAPPKMDFDESDVG, from the coding sequence ATGGCGAATCAACATCAAAGTTTAGAATTAAAAAGAACACTGAAACTAAGACATATTCTAATCCTTGGGCTTGCTTACATGTCACCTTGGGCTGTCTTTGATACATTTGGTATTATTTCTGAATTAACAAATGGTCACGTCCCGGCATCCTATGTTTTGGTAATCATTGCTGTACTTTTTACTGTTTTTAGCTACAGTAAAATGGCAAGAATTTACCCTTCTGCAGGTTCAGCCTATACGTACACACGAAAAACAATGAATACGAGTCTTGGATTTTTAGTGGGATGGGTCATCTTGCTTGATTATCTCTTTCTTCCTATGATAAACGCAGCATTTATAGAAATATATCTCTCCGCCGTGTTTCCGTCCGTTCCTTCATGGATCTGGATAATCGGTATGATTGCTTTTATAACTGTCCTGAACATTGCCGGTGTAAAAGTTGCGGTTTCAGCAAACTCACTATTAGTAATCTTTCAGGTACTTATTACAATATTCTTCGTCGCTTTAACCGTTCACTCCATAGTCTCGGGAAATAATGGGTTCTTTTCCTTTCAACCATTCTATTCTGATTCAATGAGTTTTTCCAATGTTTTTGCGGGGGCTTCCATTCTAATGCTATCATTTCTTGGTTTTGATGCAGTAACTACTTTATCCGATGAAGCAATTCACCCGAAAAGAGATATTCCAAAGGCTATATTTTTGGTTGCATTTCTTGGAGGTGCTTTCTTCTTAACAGTATCGTATTTTATGCAAAGTTTATTTCCGAAGCTTGCTTCTTTACAGCAAATATCACCAGACTTGGAAAGCGCCTCCTCTAATATCGCCCTTTTTATTGGCGGTCATATTTTTAGTGCTGTTTTCCTTGCAGGAGCGTTAACAGCATGTTTGGCGTCCGGATTAGCAGGACAAACCAGTGCAACCAGATTATTATATGCTATGGGGAGGGATAGGATTCTTTTTAAAAAAGTTTTTGCCTATCTACATCCGCGTTTTAAAACACCGGTGTTTAATATCCTGATAACTGCAATATTAGCTTCTTCGGCGTTATTTTTAAATTTATACGCGGCTACATCCCTGATTAACTTTGGAGCGTTTGTTGCATTTGCATTCGTAAACCTGTCTGTAATTATATTTTATTTCAAGAACCGTAACCATAAAAAGTTATCTCTCATCGGTTATGTGATCATTCCTTTTCTTGGATTCCTATTTAACGTCTATTTATGGTACAATTTGGATCCAGCTGCCATGCTTTTGGGAATATCATGGATGGCTGTAGGTGTAATTTACCTATTATATATAACCAAATTTTTTACAAAGGCTCCTCCGAAAATGGATTTTGATGAATCTGATGTAGGTTAA
- a CDS encoding GNAT family N-acetyltransferase: MEKENRFDLDQKIVVRNTKYKDIDGIIALSQAVFEPSIAFQKEQIESQLEIFPEGQYCVEYNGKIVGSCSSLIVNYTDYGNNHSFEEISDHNFIRNHNPEGQNLYGIDVSVHPDYRQLKIGRRLYSIRRNICRDFNLKSIMFGGRIPSYNKYADKMGVHEYVEKVSKGIIYDPVLTFQLRNGFNIKQIMENYIPEDKESLGYGVLMEWINEQYNPAN; the protein is encoded by the coding sequence ATGGAAAAAGAAAATCGATTTGATTTAGATCAAAAGATAGTCGTCCGTAATACCAAATACAAGGATATAGACGGAATCATTGCATTGTCCCAAGCTGTTTTTGAACCATCCATTGCTTTTCAAAAAGAACAAATAGAAAGTCAATTGGAGATTTTCCCAGAAGGACAATATTGCGTTGAATATAACGGGAAAATTGTGGGTTCTTGTTCCAGTTTAATTGTTAACTATACGGACTATGGAAACAATCATTCATTTGAGGAAATATCCGATCATAACTTTATTCGAAATCACAATCCTGAAGGTCAGAATCTATATGGTATAGATGTTTCTGTTCATCCAGATTACCGTCAATTGAAAATCGGACGGCGTTTATATTCTATACGGAGAAACATATGCAGAGACTTCAATTTAAAAAGCATTATGTTCGGTGGACGAATTCCATCTTACAATAAATACGCCGATAAAATGGGTGTTCACGAATATGTTGAAAAAGTATCAAAAGGCATTATTTATGATCCTGTACTTACCTTCCAGTTAAGAAATGGTTTTAACATTAAACAGATCATGGAAAACTACATCCCTGAAGACAAAGAATCGTTAGGATACGGAGTCTTAATGGAATGGATAAATGAACAATATAATCCGGCTAATTGA
- the aguA gene encoding agmatine deiminase: protein MASVIKNTTPKKDGFRIPGEFEPHKESIIIWPEKGFAFRNGGKPAQEVCVTVANTIAEYEEITVICSAVQYENARARLSEKVRVVEMSTNEAWAQDKGAFYVINDQGQVRGVQFGFNAYGGLDEGLYFPWDLDKQFSQKLFELENIDSYDARHFILEGGSTQVDGEGTIILTEQCNLNPNRNGSMSKEEVERNCKEYLGLDKVIWLKQGMLYDETDGHVDDICFFVRPGVIALSWVDDVNHPQYPVFKEAYDILSRETDAKGRKFEIHKIHIPEIIYITEEENKGFDVVGDAAPRESNQPLAVTYINGIFVNGAFLVPLYNDPRDQEAINRLQEIMPDRKVIGLPTKEWSLSGGNIHCMTLARPRA, encoded by the coding sequence ATGGCAAGCGTAATTAAAAATACTACACCAAAAAAAGATGGCTTTAGAATTCCAGGAGAATTTGAACCACATAAAGAATCCATTATTATTTGGCCAGAAAAAGGTTTTGCTTTCAGAAATGGAGGTAAACCTGCTCAGGAAGTATGTGTTACCGTTGCAAATACTATTGCTGAGTATGAGGAAATAACAGTTATATGTTCTGCGGTACAATATGAAAACGCAAGAGCAAGATTGAGTGAAAAAGTTCGTGTGGTTGAAATGTCAACAAATGAAGCATGGGCTCAGGACAAGGGGGCCTTTTACGTTATCAATGATCAAGGTCAAGTGAGAGGAGTTCAATTTGGCTTTAATGCGTATGGAGGTTTAGACGAAGGATTATATTTCCCATGGGATTTAGATAAACAATTTTCTCAAAAACTATTTGAACTTGAAAATATAGATTCTTATGATGCTAGACACTTTATTCTTGAAGGTGGATCCACACAAGTAGATGGAGAAGGTACTATTATTTTGACAGAACAATGTAACCTAAATCCGAATAGAAATGGCAGTATGTCAAAAGAGGAAGTAGAAAGAAATTGTAAAGAATACCTTGGTTTGGACAAGGTAATCTGGCTAAAACAAGGTATGCTGTATGATGAAACAGATGGTCATGTAGATGACATTTGCTTTTTTGTAAGACCAGGGGTTATTGCGCTTTCATGGGTTGACGATGTCAATCATCCACAGTATCCAGTGTTTAAAGAAGCGTATGATATTTTAAGTAGAGAGACAGACGCAAAGGGAAGAAAGTTTGAGATTCATAAAATCCATATACCTGAAATTATTTATATAACAGAGGAAGAAAACAAAGGATTTGATGTTGTTGGCGATGCGGCACCTCGTGAATCCAACCAACCATTAGCGGTAACCTATATTAACGGTATTTTTGTAAATGGCGCTTTTTTGGTTCCGTTATATAACGATCCACGTGATCAAGAGGCAATAAATAGATTACAGGAAATTATGCCAGATAGAAAGGTAATAGGCCTCCCAACAAAAGAATGGTCTTTAAGTGGCGGGAACATTCATTGCATGACCCTAGCTCGGCCAAGGGCGTAA